The following proteins are co-located in the Microtus ochrogaster isolate Prairie Vole_2 unplaced genomic scaffold, MicOch1.0 UNK87, whole genome shotgun sequence genome:
- the LOC101989835 gene encoding H-2 class I histocompatibility antigen, D-37 alpha chain-like: MSSSWLKLLVSAILLVQTQASSHSLRYFYTALSRPGLGEPLFIVVGYVDDTQFVRFDSDVETPRVEPRAPGMEQEEPEYWERETWKARNTGKNFKLNLKTLLGYYNQSDDEPHTLQWMYGCDLDPDGRLLRGYCQEAYDGRDYISLNGDLCSWTATDAASQISQRKSEDTDEADQMRAYLQGPCIDWLHRYLQLGNSTLLRSDPPKAHVTHHPGPKGDVTLRCWALGFYPADITLTWQREEEEQTQDMELVETRPSGDGTCQKWASLVVPSGEEHKYTCHVYHEGLPEPLTLRWEPPQSTVPIMAVIAGLVLLGAVVIGAVVAVVRKRRRNPGGTEGNYAPAPDKCGVQDCS; encoded by the exons ATGTCTTCTTCCTGGCTCAAGCTGTTGGTTAGCGCCATACTTCTGGTCCAGACACAGGCTA GCTCGCACTCCCTGCGGTATTTCTACACCGCCTTGTCCCGGCCCGGCCTCGGGGAGCCGCTGTTCATCGTGGTTGGATACGTGGACGACACGCAGTTCGTGCGCTTCGACAGCGACGTGGAAACTCCAAGAGTGGAACCGAGGGCGCCAGGGATGGAGCAGGAGGAGCCAGAGtattgggagagagagacatggaaagCCAGGAACACAGGGAAGAACTTCAAATTGAACCTCAAGACCCTGCTTGGCTACTACAATCAGAGTGACGACG AACCTCACACTCTGCAGTGGATGTATGGCTGTGACCTGGATCCAGATGGACGCCTGCTCCGTGGGTACTGTCAGGAGGCCTATGATGGCCGGGATTATATTTCCCTGAACGGGGACCTGTGCTCCTGGACCGCAACTGACGCGGCCTCTCAGATCTCTCAGCGCAAGTCAGAGGACACAGACGAGGCTGACCAAATGAGAGCATACCTGCAGGGCCCCTGCATAGACTGGCTCCATAGATACCTGCAGCTGGGGAACTCGACCCTGCTGCGCTCAG ACCCCCCAAAGGCACACGTGACCCATCATCCTGGACCTAAAGGTGATGTCACCCTGAGGTGCTGGGCCCTGGGCTTCTACCCTGCTGACATCACCCTGacctggcagagggaggaggaggaacagactCAGGACATGGAGCTGGTGGAGACCAGaccttctggggatggaacctgcCAGAAGTGGGCATCTCTGGTGGTGCCTTCTGGGGAGGAGCACAAATATACATGCCATGTGTACCATGAGGGGCTGCCTGAGCCTCTCACCCTGAGATGGG AGCCTCCTCAGTCCACGGTCCCCATCATGGCAGTCATTGCTGGTCTGGTTCTCCTTGGAGCTGTGGTCATTGGAGCTGTGGTGGCTgttgtgaggaagaggaggagaaacccaG GTGGAACAGAAGGGAACTATGCTCCGGCTCCAGATAAGTGTGGGGTGCAGGATTGTTCCTGA